Proteins found in one Mytilus edulis chromosome 2, xbMytEdul2.2, whole genome shotgun sequence genomic segment:
- the LOC139512827 gene encoding uncharacterized protein produces MNLLLVLSFSLCIVYCHSEVHLDELKPKELVLLNVAVKARLLEKLTEETDKIQLERNELVNRHKACLLNVSSTAKACKQCVVKKCENRGKQCQLSSEDLQNIKDEFDKKEIPGVDFLSTPTVVQEEIREIKETAEQNIMKDVPAELKPKGEEIIEKMKKGMKVFQKNLGQAVNKLPELLPKIEQNLASINTKIDINAVEDMADQAAGQISETMSDPAFNGIRAHVVHSNKMLKKNLPSIMKAMGNTLSRLKSAVGRFVGVVRVQAGTAWKQAATDLPNQTIMDTNNQIPSADMDMIPQPFNLNQQQAVNDGQSMWTSGQQNQLSNNVQFPQQQNGQFQEPQGFPDMQPGMAQGMTNWRKRRQADVPCEHIKAKSYEACHSYHFYCPSCMNERTILEHDCGRGALVAMVAIKELDLQTGSDVIKYRQYMDHEYVIKKVHYDKKSLNPENGMYSRAYITVQIGEENKIFGTSMLPDIRDIKHSGFILGDELWDILQSDEDSASVHIKQTPEFHNVKSEFLKSENTSSSAVVYGAVWGVVIMVMYMGIVAISVMV; encoded by the exons ATGAATCTTTTGTTGGTGTTATCATTTTCCCTGTGCATTGTATATTGTCATTCTGAAGTCCATCTCGACGAATTAAAGCCCAAAGAACTTGTAT tATTGAATGTGGCAGTGAAAGCGAGGCTACTCGAGAAACTAACTGAAGAAACTGACAAGATCCAATTAGAAAGGAACGAGTTGGTCAACCGTCATAAGGCATGTCTATTAAATGTTTCGTCTACGGCCAAGGCTTGCAAACAATGTGTGGTCAAGAAATGTGAAAACAG AGGAAAGCAATGCCAACTGTCATCAGAagatttacaaaatatcaaagacgaatttgataaaaaagaaatacCTGGAGTAGATTTTTTAAGCACCCCAACTGTTGTTCAAGAGGAAATACGAGAAATTAAAGAAACTGCAGAACAAAATATAATGAAAGATGTTCCAGCAGAATTAAAACCTAAAGGGGAGGAAATAAtcgaaaaaatgaaaaaaggaatGAAGGTATTCCAAAAAAATCTAGGTCAAGCTGTGAATAAATTACCAGAATTATTACCGAAAATAGAACAGAACTTAGCATCTATCAATACAAAGATTGATATAAATGCTGTAGAAGACATGGCAGATCAAGCCGCAGGTCAGATTTCAGAAACAATGAGTGACCCAGCATTTAATGGAATACGAGCTCATGTTGTTCACAGTAATAAAATGCTGAAGAAAAATTTACCATCTATCATGAAGGCAATGGGCAATACGTTATCAAGGTTAAAGTCAGCTGTTGGCAGATTTGTTGGAGTTGTAAGGGTGCAAGCAGGAACCGCTTGGAAACAAG CTGCCACAGACTTGCCAAATCAAACCATCATGGACACAAATAATCAAATTCCCAGTGCTGATATGGATATGATACCTCAACCATTCAACTTAAACCAACAACAAGCTGTGAATGATGGACAATCAATGTGGACTTCTGGACAACAGAATCAACTATCAAACAATGTACAGTTTCCACAACAACAAAATGGACAATTTCAGGAACCACAAGGCTTTCCCGACATGCAGCCTGGAATGGCACAAGGAATGACAAACTGGCGGAAGAGGAGACAGGCCGATGTACCATGTGAACATATAAAAGCTAAATCATACGAGGCATGCCATTCTTACCATTTTTACTGTCCGTCTTGTATGAACGAAAGGACTATCTTAGAACATG ATTGTGGTCGAGGAGCACTTGTTGCCATGGTAGCCATAAAGGAGTTAGATCTACAAACAGGAAGTGATGTGATAAAATACAGACAGTATATGGACCACGAATATGTGATTAAGAAG gTTCACTATGACAAGAAAAGTCTGAACCCAGAAAATGGGATGTACTCAAGAGCTTATATTACAGTTCAAATAGGTGAAGAAAACAAGATATTCGGGACCTCCATGCTTCCTGATATTCGGGACATAAAACATTCTGGATTTATACTAGGTGATGAACTCTGGGACATTTTGCAGAGTGATGAAGACTCTGCGTCTGTTCATATTAAACAAACTCCAGAATTTCATAATGTTAAATCAGAATTTCTGAAAAGTGAAAATACTAGTTCTTCTGCTGTAGTATATGGGGCAGTTTGGGGTGTCGTCATTATGGTCATGTATATGGGAATAGTTGCTATATCTGTCATGGTATGA
- the LOC139512826 gene encoding uncharacterized protein, translated as MQLYTAIVTCVVFISLVGNASAIDCWVCSSADAGCGESINEETLQDNLKTASGCMGCSKTFKSLGTIWSEVQRMCLTTATDTCDNKLGYGECTCSTTFCNGENKLSIKPLLVLMISVFCMMFYL; from the exons ATGCAATTGTACACAGCCATCGTAACTTGTGTGGTTTTCATTTCACTGGTTGGTAACg CGTCCGCTATCGATTGTTGGGTATGTTCAAGCGCTGATGCTGGTTGTGGAGAAAGTATAAATGAAGAAACATTACAAGATAATCTGAAGACAGCTTCTGGGTGTATGGGATGTAGTAAAACGTTTAAATCTTTAGGAACAA tatgGTCGGAAGTTCAGAGGATGTGTCTGACAACAGCTACTGACACGTGTGACAATAAACTAGGTTACGGAGAATGCACATGTTCTACAACGTTCTGTAATGGAGAAAATAAACTGTCAATCAAACCATTACTTGTGCTGATGATTTCTGTCTTTTGTATGATGTTCTACTTGTAA